TGGTCATCGAGCGGACCACCGCAAGCTCGTCGGCGCACGCGCCAATGTGGGGAAAGAGACTGCTCACTTCCATGCCGCTCTGACCGTAGCGTTTGAATTCAAAGGGCGAGCCGAAGATGTTGCCGTTCTGATTGAACTGGGTGCGCTCCACCTTCACCGGCATGGGCTTGCCATGCTCCGCATTGAGCCGGGGCTTGGGATCGAAGCTGTCCACATGAGACACGCCGCCCGACATGTAGCAGAAGATTACGTGTTTCGCACGGGGCTGATAGTGGGGAAGCGCAATCGCGGGACGCATCAATCCCGCCAGGGCCAGGGCCCCGAAGCCGGTGGAGCAACGGGTCAGCATTTCACGGCGGGAGATGGTCGCGGTGCGTGGGTCGTGGTTCATGGCGCTTACCTCAGGTAGATGAATTCTTTGAGACTGAAGAGGGACTGGGCGAGCTCCACCCAGGGCTGCGCCGGGGCCGCCAGCCCGCGAAGGTAGTCGAGCTGGGCCTGGGCTTCATTGCGCTGCTGCCACAAGCCCGGATTGGCCCTGGCGCTGCGCTGGTCTTCGGGGATCTCCGAAAATCGCGGATCTTCCGACAGTTTCTTCGCTACCGCTTCCGAGACCGCTTGCTCGTGATCGGCCAGTCTGTCTTCGGCTACGTTGAGCCGCGCTTTCAGTGATGGCTCGAGCACTGCGCCATCGGGACGCGTCTGCGCCGTGGCGACATAGGCCAGCATCCGCTCACGCTCTTCCGCTTGCGGTGAGCGACCCGTCACGAGGCGAAACATCGCTTCCGCCCGGGCACCATCGTCGGCCAGCGCAGCATCCTGCCGTACCCGGCTCGCAAGTCCATCGGCCAGCATGCGGACGAAGGGTTCGTTCATGAACGTGAGCGACTGGGCGGGAACGTTTGTGCTGTCGCGCCGGCCCTGGGTCGTGAAGGGGGTGGGAAAGTCGAAGGTGGTCAACAGCGGATCGAGTCCGTTTCGTATGACCCGAACATACACGCTCCGCCGGGGCTCCCAGCCGCCGACGGGTTCACCGCCAATCGTTGCGTCCAGGCGGCCCGAGGTGGCGAGCATGGCATCGCGAATGGCCTCGGCTTCCAGCCTGCGCACATGGGCATGGGAGAGCAGGAGATTGTTCGGGTCGCGCTCGCGCGCCTCGCTGGAAGGCGCCGCGCTGAGCTGAAAAGTCCGCGATGTGACCAACAGGCGCAGCATGGCTTTGACGGACCAATCTTCCTCGCGCATCCGCGTCGCCAGGAAATCCAGGAGCTCGGGGTGCGTCGGCAGTTCGCCCATCTTGCCGAAATTGTCGGTCGTGGCGACGATGCCGCGACCGAAAGTATAGTGCCAGAGGCGGTTCACGATGACGCGTGCGGCGAGCGGATTGTTCTCGCGCAAGATACTCTCCGCCAGCGCCAGGCGCCCTGCGTCCTTCGAGTCGTAAGGGGTCGCGTCGATACCCTCCAGAAAGCGGTGGGGCACGATTTCACCGGGCGTCTTGTGGTTGCCACGCACATACAGCGGCTGCGCCACCGGCGCACCTTCGAGCATGCCGGGCACGCGCGTTGGGACGGGTATTTCGCCTTCGAGTCGGCGATACTCCACCACAAGTGCGCCAGGCTCCTGCAATTCCGCCAGTGTATTGGGCAATAATCCCCGCCGCACGAAATAGTTGAGGTAGCGGGCCTGCTCATCGCTCATGCGACCATCGCGCCAGGCCTCGATGGCCGCACGTAGCGAAAGCCGATAACGATCGGCCAGCGCTCCTGTGTTGTCGGGTTCGCCCTCGACTGCAAACAGCGGTGAGACGAACTCCGCCATCTCATCCCGGGGTTCTGGTTGACCCTCGTCCACGGCAATGGCTTCAGAAATACCAAACCACGACGGCGTCAGCTTCTGCTCCGCGAGCACGGCCTGATCCATCGCGGTGGAAATCTCCAGATGGGCCGTGTCGCCCTTCCAGTAGTCCATGTCCCAGCGCTGCCAGTGCCAATCACCGCCATTAAGTTTCGTAAGCGGATAGATCGTGCCATCCCGCGGATAATCCTGGACCACGTAGCGGTGGCGGGCGTCGCCATTGCCCGCAAAGCGCACATAGAGAGCCTTCTGCGCGACATCGAAGCGGGGCGAAGCGAGATTCGCACTGTGCTTCTGCGAAAGGAGATTGCCATAGGTGCCCGAGGGCAGAATCGTCTCCACGACGCGGTCTCCCCCGATAGCTACAATAAACTCTCCAGGAGCAGAGGCTGTGGCCGCCACGCCGTTGCCATGGCGCTGCCAGTTTGCGCCGTCCTGCCCGAGATTCCATTGAAGCGGATAAGCCGTGCCGCGCCGTTGCTCCAGTGCGCCCCGGCTGCCGTGCCACTGGGCCGCGAGTTCGTTCCATCCCCGCCGGAGCGCGCCGTCCTCGGCTTTGCCCAGCCGCTGCCACGCGTGGAGCGGATCGAGATTTGTGGTTGCATTGGCGATGGCGTCGGCCCACGGACCAACGGGCGCTTGCAGCTTTGCGGGCAACTGATCGGTGGCCGCGATCCACGCGGTGGCCGTCGCAGCGCGAATTTGATTCTTCTGCGCCTGGAGGGCCGCCTTGTTCACATCCTGGCGCGCGGGGGTGTCGATGGTCACCGTGGCAGGGCGGGTGCTCGCGAATATGCCGTAGAGAGCGTAGAAGTCTTTCTGGCTGATCGGATCAAACTTGTGATCGTGACAGCGCGCGCAGGAGACCGTCAGGCCGAGAAAAGCTTTGGATATCACGTCCACCTGGTTATCCGTCACATGGACGCGCTCATCCAGCGGATCCGTGGGGGAGAAGCCGTGCTGCACGAAGCGAAACTGGGCATTGCCGATGACGGACTCGTTGATGCCGAGTTCTTCATTGATGCGCGGCACGGGCACACGGTCACCCGCGATGTGCTCGCGAACGAGATCGTCATAGGGCACGTCGGCGTTCAGCGCCCGAATGATATAGTCCCGATAGCGCCATGCGTGGGGAACGGCCGGGTCCCCTTCGCTGCCGTGGGTCTCGGAATAGCGCATCCAGTCCATCCAGTGGCGGCCCCAGCGCTCGCCATAGGCCGGAGAAGCCAGTAGCTCTTCCACCGTGGATTCGACGGCGGCCTGCCGATCCGCCGCCGCCTCGGCCACAAAGCGCTCCACAGCATCCGGTGCGGGGGGCAGGCCCGTCAACACGAAATACAAACGTCGCGCGAGCGTCTCTGAATCGGCAATCTCGGCGGCCGGCACACCGGCCTCATCGAGCCGCTGTTTGATAAACGCATCAATCGGATTGGCCGACCAGGCTCCATCGTTGACCGTGGGCGGCGCGGGGTTTGTGACCGGCTGAAAACTCCACCACGTCATGCGCCGCTCGCGCACCTTTTCCCAGGACATGTTCTCCTGAAGTTCGTGACTCGAAGGAGGGGTATCGCGCGGGTCCGCAGCGCCTTGGGCGATCCAAGTGGCGAAATTCGCGATCACATCCTTCGCCAGCGGTCCCGATGGCGGCATCTGCAAGTCCGCGTTCTCATAGTGAAGCGCAGTCATCAGGCGGCTGCCATCGGCATCGCCCGGCACCAGCACCGGGCCGCCATCACCACCCTTCAATAGCCCATCGCGAAAAGTAAGGTTCAATCCGCCCTTGATCTTTGCGGGATTGCCACCGTGGCACTCGTAGCAGTGGTCCACCAGCACGGGGCGAATAGTCTTCTCGAAAAACTCCACGGCCGCCGGATCCGCCGCCGCAAGTTGCGTCGCTCCAAGCGCCGCCAGGCAGAGCATCCGGCGTGCGGCAGCGGCGCTCATGACTTGCTTTCAATGCGGTAGAGGAAGCCCGGTGTGCGCAGAAAAAGCGCCTTGCCCGCGGCCGCCGGAGAAGCCATCAATCCTTCGTCCAGTTTGTTCTCCGCCACCACCTCGAAGCTGCGGCCCGCGCGAAGTATTTTTGTCGTGCCCTGGGAGCTGGCGAAATACAGCAGCCCATCGGCCAGAATCGGCGACGCGATGAAATTGCCGCCGATCCGCTCGCTCCACACCACCGTTCCCGAGTCGGATTCAAAGCAGGTCACCTCCCCGCGATTGCTCACCACATAAAGCAGCCCGTCAACCAGAATGGGCGAGGGCGTCTCCGGCATGCTCCTGTCCACATATTTCCAGGCTACGTGCGTCCCGGAGACATCGCCCGCGCCGTCCGTCCGAATGGCCCAGAGGTCCGTCGCGCCATAGCCCAGCGCCGTGAACATCCGCTCGCCGTCCCACACCGGACGCGTCGAGGGTGTAAAGCCGATCTGCTCCACTTTCCAGAGCTCCTGGCCCGTGCGTGGATCATAGCCATAGGTCGCCGAGGAACCCACGCTCAGCATCAGCGGCTTGCCGCCCTGCTCCACAATAAGCGGCGTGCTGAAGCTCTTTCGCAAATCGCCGCCGCGAATGATCGAGCCATCCGGCTCAAAGTCTTCCCACTTTCGCGTGCGGTCGGTCCGCCACTTCGTCACGCCCGTGTGCTTATCCAGCGCGGTGACATACTGCTGATCAATCCCGTCAAACGTCAAAATCAACAGGTCTTCAAAGAGAATCGGTGAAGAGCCCGGCCCGCGATAGTGACGGCAGGGGAGATCCGTGCGTTGCCAGAGTACCTCCGCCGTTTTCGTGTCCAGGCAGGCCGTTCCATAGCTGCCGAAATGTACATAGACCCGGCCCGATTCGATAGCGGGGGAGGGGGAGGCGTAGCAGTTGACATTGTTGCCCAGGGGCTCGGGCGAGGCGGATTCGAAGAGCTTCTTGTTGTGCAGGATCGCGCCCGTCGCCGCGTCCACGCAGATCACGTAATACTCCGTGCCCTCCTCCGTCGCCGTCGTCAGCCAGACCTGCCCATCCATCACCACCGGCGTCGACCAGCCCTTCAGCGGAATGGCCGTCTTCCAGGTGACGTTTTCCGCCTCACTCCAGTGCGTCGGCAGGCCGGTGGGCGTGGTGTCGCCGGCGGCCTGCACATGACCATCGCCGAAGGGGCCGCGGAATTCAGGCCAGGATTCGCCCGCAGGCGTCGCAGCGCAACCGAGGAGCACCAGCCCCCCAAGAAAAAAGTGTCTCAATGCCAACATCCGCAACGCTCTCCCGGTAACTCAGACAACCCGGCGCGCCGGTCACCCGGCGCACAAATTAAACTCGGATTGTATGCGATCCGCCCACAGACACGCCAGATCGCATCGGGAGACTTTCGGGGTAATTATTCCGGCCGCTGTTGCCCCGACTTGGGCGTTTTCTTGATCGCCCAGACGCCAAAAACAGCGAAGGCAAGGCTCGTGGCCAGCATGAACGTGACACCCCAGAATGCCGCGCGCTTCTTGTTCAATTTCGGATTCGGATCCGGGATGGCCGGGGCATCGGCAGCCGCGTCACGCCCGTGATCCATCGCGGGAGCCTCCGGCGGAGTACTTGTCTCGGAGGCCTGTGCCACGACGATCCGGTCACCAGCGGACATATCCTTGGCCACCGCTGGTGTTACCGCCGCACCGGCGGCGAGCACAAGAAACGAAACAATAAGCGCGACGCGCGGGATGGTTATAGTATGCATTGGGAACTCCTGTGGAGGGTCCTGTCACGGCCCAAGTTACTGCGGAAAGACCACCATTGTAGTTCCTGAAGCAAGGTGGAGTAAAAGTCCCCGCCAACGGGCCCGTCCTGCGTTCTTTAAAAGCGGGGGACGGTCCCACACGCGCGGTTGTTCTCCCCGGCCCTGTGAACATCAATGATCGGGCTATGCTGTCGATACGGAATCGTGCCGCGTGCAGGACGGTCCCCGCTTCCGTATAATACCGTCCCAGGCAGCAACACGGGATCCCGCTCCCCGCGAATTCTCCTCGTATTGCGTCCCGTACCCTGTATTACCCCGAAGGACACCTTCTCATGGCCAAGCGCGGCATCAATTTCAAGAGTTCCTGGGCGGAAGCCAGGACCATCATCTGGTCCCATCGCAAACGCATCGCGCTGGGCATGGTGCTGGTGGTGATTAACCGGCTTTGCGGCTTTGTCGCACCCGGCAGCACGAAGTATCTGGTGGACAATATCCTCGCACCCGGCGCCCACACCCAGCCGCTCTTCGGCATCAGCGATCCGGGGCAGCTTCTCAAGGTGCTGGGGCTTGCCGTGGCCGTGGCGTGCCTCGTTCAGGCGGTCACGACCTTTGCCCTCTCTCAGGTACTGGGCGTGGCGGCGCAGAAGGCCATCACCGACATGCGCAAGAAGGTGCAGCAACACGTCATGCGCCTGCCAGTCCAGTATTTCGACTCCACCAAGACCGGTGTGCTGATTTCCCGCGTCATGACCGATGCCGAGGGCATCCGCAACCTTATCGGCACTGGACTGGTTCAGGTCAGCGGCGGCGTCTTCGGTGCGGCCATCGCCCTGGGCATCCTCTTCTGGCTCAACTGGATCCTCACCGCGGTGATCATCGTGGTCCTCGCGGCCTTTGGCTTTTCCATGGCCTTCGCCTTCAACCGCCTGCGTCCCCTCTTCCGCGAACGGGGCGAGATCAACGCCCAGGTTACCGGTCGCCTCACCGAATCCCTCGGTGGCGTGCGCGTGGTCAAAGGCTATACCGCCGAGCGGCGCGAAGACCTGATCTTCGCGAAGGGCATTCACCGGCTCTTCCGAAATGTGGCTGCCGCCGTGACCGGTGTCTCTGCCATTTCCTCCGTATCCACTGCCCTCATCGGCATCATCGCCACGGTGATGATCATGCTCGGCGGCCACTTCGTGCTCACCGGAGCCATGACACCGGGTGATCTTTTCATGTTTCTCGCCTTTGTCGCCATGGTGGTCATGCCGCTGGTCCAGATTGCTAACATTTCCACCCAGTTCAGCGAGGCTTTTGCCGGGTTGGACCGCATCCGCGAAATTCGCAGCATGGCTACGGAAGACGACGAGGACGCCAGTCGCGAAGCCACTGGCCCGGTGAACGGCGATATCGCCTTTGAAGGCGTTCACTTCGAATACGATGAAGGCGTGCCCGTGCTAAAGGGGGTATCGTTTCAGGCGCCCGCCGGATCCACCACGGCCCTCGTCGGTTCCAGCGGCTCGGGCAAGAGCACGCTCATCGGCTTGGTGATGGCCTTCAACCGTCCAAAGCAGGGGCGCGTTACCGTGGACGGGAAGGACCTCTCCGCACTGAAATTGCGGGATTACCGGAGCCACCTGGGGCTGGTCTTGCAGGAGAACTTCCTCTTCGACGGAACCATCGCGGAGAACATCGCCTTCTCCCGGCCCAACGCGCCGCGGGATGAAATTCAGCGGGTGAGTAAACTGGCCCACTGCGACGAGTTCATCATGGGTTTCGAGCAGGGTTATGACACGATTGTAGGCGAGCGGGGCGTGAAGCTCTCGGGTGGACAGCGTCAGCGTATCGCCATCGCACGGGCCATTCTGGCGGACCCGAAGATCCTGATTCTGGATGAGGCAACTTCAAGCCTCGACAGCGAAAGCGAGGCCTATATTCAAGATGGGCTGAAGTCCCTCCGGAGTGGACGCACGAGCTTCGTCATCGCCCACCGACTCTCGACCATCCGCAGCGCCGACCAGATTCTGGTGCTGGAACATGGCGAAATTGTGGAGCAGGGGACCCACGCGGAACTCATGGCGATGAACGGGCGCTATCGCGATCTGCATGATCGCCAGTACCAGTTCGAAAGCAACCAGTTCATAAATCCCGGCGAAGATTTCACGCCCGAGGCCGCACCCGCCCGCTAGTACTTCAATTCTTCCGACACACTCAATCCCGTCATCGCGTCAGTGGCCGGGCTCAGCCCGCCACCACCGCCCCTGCGCGGTGTCCCACCCGCGGCCCTATCTTCCGCCGCCTGCGCGGCCACAGCGGCCGGGTTCACCACCATCCCGGTGCGGGGGTCATACTGAAATTGCTGGTTGACCGAGTTCAATGGAATCTGGGGGATAAAGTTCGGCACCAGATGGTGAAGCGACGGGGGGTACTGGTTGTTCGCCTGGGCGTAGGCCGCCACGGCTTTGTTCAGGCTGTCCAGCTTGTGGCTGTCTGCCACGGGATCGTACCCATTGCCCCGGATCATGGGGCCAAGCACGGGGATAGCGATGACCAGGGCAATAATAATGAGACCACCGATTAAAAGCTTGTTGTCTTCCATGAACTGATACCTCAAGTGATGGGGTTAACGGGCGCTGTCCGAACCGGGATCCAGTATTACATTTTTTCAGTTTCCGTACAAGATGCCCGTGCTCCACTCAGTCCAACACCCGACCGCGTTCGAGCCTCAATAGCCGATTAACCACCGGGGGCAATTCCTCGGCATGATGCGTGATATACACCAGCGCGCAGGGGTGTCCTTCCAGTGCCGCGCCCAGCGCCCGGTGGAAGGCCCCTCGATGCTCGGCGTCCAGACCCTGGCAGGGCTCGTCCAGCAGTATCAGATCCGGCGATTTTATGAGCGCGCGCGCCAGCAGCGCCATCCGCTGTGCTCCGGCGCCCAGTGTGCCAAAAGGCGCTTTCGGCGGTAGATCAAAGCGCGCCAGCCATTCCTTCACGCTCCGGCGCTGCCTTGCGCTCAGTTCGCGCTGAAGTCCGATGGTGTCAAAAAGTCCCGAGGCGATTATCTGCGCCACCGGGGTACCCGCGGGGTAATGCCATTGCAACTCGGGCGAAAGCCACCCGATGCGCGCGCGGATGTCCCAGATACTCTCGCCCGTGCCGCGCCGCCGTCCAAATATCCGCACGTCATTGCTGTAGGCTTGCGGATTGTCTCCCGTGAGCAGACTGAGGAGCGTGCTCTTGCCCGAGCCGTTGGGTCCCATCAAGGCCCAGCGTTCGCCCGCGCGCACTTTCCAGGATACGTGGTGCAGGGCCACGGTCTGATCGTAGCGGACGGTCACCTGGTGGAGGGAGAAGACTTCCTCACCGACGCGCGATGAAACTTTTTGACGAGCACTCTTTCGGGGGCGGGGCGAAGCAAAGAACGACCGCAAGCGGCGGTGGTCGCGCAGGCGGGCAATGGGGCCCTGGAGTGCGACCTGCCCATTCTCTACCAGAAGAAGGTGCGTGGTAGAGGTCGGTATTTCCTCGGGGCGACGGACCACGACGACCAGAACTATTCCGCGCGCGATCAGTTCCTCCAGCAAGGCGCTCAGACGGATTCGTGCGTCCGTATCAAGGCCGGCGAAAGGATCATCGAGAATGATCAAGCGGGGTTTCTGGAGCAGGGCCTCGGCAATCAGCACCCGGCGGAGTTCGCCGTTGGAGAGGGCGGGAAGGGGGTGCTTCAGACGATGCTCGATACCCGCACGCCGTGCGGCATCGCGTATGTCGCGAGGGGAGGCCTGGGTCCGTCTTACAAGGGTTTCCTCGACCTTCGGGGCCAAGTCGGCGTCGGCGGCGTTCCAGCGCGCTTGATGGTACTCCGCGCCGGAACGGGCCAGGGCCGCCTGATCCTCCTGCGACACCCAGGCAATCCGGTTCTCCGGGATCGTGCCGTCCATGGGATAGCTCTCGGCGGGATCGGCGCAGGCGAAGTGATACCAGACTTCGCCCTTGACCACCGGCGTGCGGCCGTCGAAGGCGCCGAGCAGTGCGGACTTTCCAGCGCCGTTCGGGCCAATGACGACCCATTGTTCGCCTTCATGGATGCGCCACGTCGTTTCGGAGAAGGCGAGTGCGCCACCGACGCGCAAGGTGACGGAATCGAGGGTGATAAAGGGTTTCATGACGGATCCGAGTATACGTTAAAGGGGGCCGGTGGTGACAAGCGGGTTCTATGGCGATACACGAAGTATGCATCATTTCCCCCACGTTATCGGCCTTCCATCCGCAACCCGACGAAAGGAAATTTATCGTGGAAATTGAGACGCCCCGCCTCCGGCTGCGCCCCTGGCGACCAGAGGACAAATCCGCGCTGCTGCGTCACGGCAACAACCCAAACGTCGCGCACAACTTGTTCAACCTTTTTCCCTCGCCCTATACGGAATCCGACGCGGAAGCCTGGCTGTCCGCCCGAGCGGCGGACACCGGGCCCGTCCATTATTTCGCCATCGAAATCGAAGGGGAGGCTGTGGGTGGGATTAGTATACGCGCGCACGGCGATGTGCTGGCCAGGACCGCCGATATCGGTTACTGGCTTGGTGAATCCCATTGGGGCGGGGGCGTCATGACCGAAGCGCTCCGCGCCATTGTGCGTCATGCTTTCTTCAACCTCGACTATCATCGACTCGAGGCGGGTCACTTTGGCTGGAATCCGGCTTCGGGGCGGGTTCTGGAAAAGGCGGGATTCCGGCTGGAGGGGTGCCAACGGGAACGTTATTTCAAGAATGGCCGGTTTACGGACAATATGCTCTACGGCCTGCTGCGGGACGAGGTGGCCTGAAAGGAAGGAGTAACAAGTGGGATCGTCCGCGCCGAGAGTGGTATGATTCCGGCCACTCCCGCACGGCCCGTTTGCGCCGGGTCGTGCTTTCTTGTTTAATCTTGCGGGAAGCTGGCTCCGGTCAGTCCCGAGAACCACCTTTAAGGAGGAATCATGGCAAATGGACTGCTGGCCGGCAAGCGCGGCCTGGTGTTTGGCGTGGCCAACGACAAATCGATCGCCTGGGCCTGCGCCCAGGAGTGCGCCGCCCAGGGCGCCGAGCTTGTTTTCAACTACCTCGGACCGCTGGAAAAGCGCGTGCGCGATCTCGCCGGAACCATCCCCGGCTCCGACGTGCTCGAGTGCGACGTGACGAAAGATGAAGAGATCGTCTCCTTCTTCGAGAAGATCAAGGAAAAGTGGGGCACGATTGACTTCGTGATCCATTCCATCGCCTTCGCCGAGCGCGACGACCTGAAAAACCCCTTCGTGCAGACGCCCCGCAAGAATTTCGCCTTGGCCATGGACGTGTCCGCCTATTCCCTCGTGGCCCTGTGCCGCGAGGCCGCGCCCCTCATGCCCAACGGCGGCAGCGTCGTCGCCATGACCTACTACGGCGCCGAGAAAGTGCTGCCGAATTACAACATGATGGGCGTCGCCAAGGCCGCCCTCGAAGCGAGCTGCCGCTATCTCGCCAACGACCTCGGGCCCGTCGGCATCCGCGTCAACTGCGTCAGCGCCGGCCCCCTTCGCACCCTCTCCGCAAGCGCCATCGCCGGCATGCGCAAAATGCTCAAGGCCAACGCCGACACCGCCCCGCTCCGCCGCAACACCACCGTCGAAGACGTCGCAAAGAGCACGGTTTACCTGCTTTCGGATATGGCCTCCGGCGTCACCGGCGAGACCCACCACGTCGACTGCGGCTACAACATCATGGGCCTCACCCTGACCGGTGAAGAGACGGCCGCCGAGTAATTCCAGAGAAATCACGCAGCACAAGCCCGGCCGCATCGCCGGGCTTGTTATTTGCGTGGACGGAGTGGACAAAGTGGACCGGAGTGGACTTGGGACCAATGTCCACTCTGTCCACAGATTCCCGTTGTCCATTGTTCATTGTCAATCGTCAATTGACCGCTGTATCATGCTCCCCACAACCCCTTGGAGCCCTTCAATGTCATCGATCAACGTCCAATCCACCGGCCTCATCTACCGCAACCCCAAGCCCCACGTGCGCAGCGTCCACGCCTATTTCCCGTCCCTCGCGGCGCTGGACAACGGCGACCTGCTCTGCACCGGCGTACTCGGTGAGGCTTTCGAGGCCCACAACTGCCGCACCCATGTATTCCGCTCGACAGATCGTGGCCAAACCTGGGTGCACGAGGGCCCCATTTATCCCGGACCGCCCCACCCGCTGATGTCGGACTTTTCGCGCATCACGGCGCTGGGCAAGGGCAAGGTGGTGGCCATGATGGTGCGGCAGGATCGCCGCGACCTGCCCGACGAAGGCCTCGCCAACCCCGAGACCATGGGCTTCGCACCGGGCGAGGTCCTGATGCTGCGGTCCGAGGACTACGGCAAGACCTGGAGCGAGCCCGTGCGCCAGACGCCGCCGCTGGAGGGTCCGGAGTTCGAGTTGTGCAGCCCCATCAACGTCCTGCCCGATGGTCGCTGGGTCTGGAGCACGTCCACGTGGTTCGACTGGGCGGGCAATTGTCCCAACGGCCTCCACCTGGTGGGTTGGGTCTCGGAAGACGAAGGCGAGACCTGGTCCAGCTACATGGACGTGATGCACGAGGCGGGTAACCGCACCTTTTTCTGGGAATCCAAGATCATCGACCTGAAAGACGGGCAATTGCTGGCCAACGCCTGGGTCTACGACGACGTGGCGAAGGCAGATCGGCCCAATGAATACGCCCTGAGCGGCGATGGCGGTGAATCCTGGACCGCGCCCATGTCCACTGGCCTCCACGGCCAGACCATGACGCCCATCACCCTCGATGACGGCCGCATCCTCAGCGTATACCGCCGCACCGACGAACCGGGCCTCTGGGCCAACCTCAGCCGTGTGGAAGGCACTACCTGGATCAACGAGACGACCACGCCCATCTGGGGCCAGCGCGCGGCCGGACTCATCGGCGACACCGGCAACATGGCCAACAACTTCGCCGTACTCCGCTTCGGCGCCCCCTGCCTCGTGAAGCTGGACGACGGGGTAATCTATGGTGCCTTCTGGTGCTACGAGGACTGCGTGTCTGTACTCAGGTGGTTCACCCTGACGGTGGGCTGAAACTCTCCAAAGAATGTGGCA
This window of the Candidatus Hydrogenedentota bacterium genome carries:
- a CDS encoding PSD1 domain-containing protein, encoding MSAAAARRMLCLAALGATQLAAADPAAVEFFEKTIRPVLVDHCYECHGGNPAKIKGGLNLTFRDGLLKGGDGGPVLVPGDADGSRLMTALHYENADLQMPPSGPLAKDVIANFATWIAQGAADPRDTPPSSHELQENMSWEKVRERRMTWWSFQPVTNPAPPTVNDGAWSANPIDAFIKQRLDEAGVPAAEIADSETLARRLYFVLTGLPPAPDAVERFVAEAAADRQAAVESTVEELLASPAYGERWGRHWMDWMRYSETHGSEGDPAVPHAWRYRDYIIRALNADVPYDDLVREHIAGDRVPVPRINEELGINESVIGNAQFRFVQHGFSPTDPLDERVHVTDNQVDVISKAFLGLTVSCARCHDHKFDPISQKDFYALYGIFASTRPATVTIDTPARQDVNKAALQAQKNQIRAATATAWIAATDQLPAKLQAPVGPWADAIANATTNLDPLHAWQRLGKAEDGALRRGWNELAAQWHGSRGALEQRRGTAYPLQWNLGQDGANWQRHGNGVAATASAPGEFIVAIGGDRVVETILPSGTYGNLLSQKHSANLASPRFDVAQKALYVRFAGNGDARHRYVVQDYPRDGTIYPLTKLNGGDWHWQRWDMDYWKGDTAHLEISTAMDQAVLAEQKLTPSWFGISEAIAVDEGQPEPRDEMAEFVSPLFAVEGEPDNTGALADRYRLSLRAAIEAWRDGRMSDEQARYLNYFVRRGLLPNTLAELQEPGALVVEYRRLEGEIPVPTRVPGMLEGAPVAQPLYVRGNHKTPGEIVPHRFLEGIDATPYDSKDAGRLALAESILRENNPLAARVIVNRLWHYTFGRGIVATTDNFGKMGELPTHPELLDFLATRMREEDWSVKAMLRLLVTSRTFQLSAAPSSEARERDPNNLLLSHAHVRRLEAEAIRDAMLATSGRLDATIGGEPVGGWEPRRSVYVRVIRNGLDPLLTTFDFPTPFTTQGRRDSTNVPAQSLTFMNEPFVRMLADGLASRVRQDAALADDGARAEAMFRLVTGRSPQAEERERMLAYVATAQTRPDGAVLEPSLKARLNVAEDRLADHEQAVSEAVAKKLSEDPRFSEIPEDQRSARANPGLWQQRNEAQAQLDYLRGLAAPAQPWVELAQSLFSLKEFIYLR
- a CDS encoding PQQ-binding-like beta-propeller repeat protein, whose translation is MLALRHFFLGGLVLLGCAATPAGESWPEFRGPFGDGHVQAAGDTTPTGLPTHWSEAENVTWKTAIPLKGWSTPVVMDGQVWLTTATEEGTEYYVICVDAATGAILHNKKLFESASPEPLGNNVNCYASPSPAIESGRVYVHFGSYGTACLDTKTAEVLWQRTDLPCRHYRGPGSSPILFEDLLILTFDGIDQQYVTALDKHTGVTKWRTDRTRKWEDFEPDGSIIRGGDLRKSFSTPLIVEQGGKPLMLSVGSSATYGYDPRTGQELWKVEQIGFTPSTRPVWDGERMFTALGYGATDLWAIRTDGAGDVSGTHVAWKYVDRSMPETPSPILVDGLLYVVSNRGEVTCFESDSGTVVWSERIGGNFIASPILADGLLYFASSQGTTKILRAGRSFEVVAENKLDEGLMASPAAAGKALFLRTPGFLYRIESKS
- a CDS encoding ABC transporter ATP-binding protein, which produces MAKRGINFKSSWAEARTIIWSHRKRIALGMVLVVINRLCGFVAPGSTKYLVDNILAPGAHTQPLFGISDPGQLLKVLGLAVAVACLVQAVTTFALSQVLGVAAQKAITDMRKKVQQHVMRLPVQYFDSTKTGVLISRVMTDAEGIRNLIGTGLVQVSGGVFGAAIALGILFWLNWILTAVIIVVLAAFGFSMAFAFNRLRPLFRERGEINAQVTGRLTESLGGVRVVKGYTAERREDLIFAKGIHRLFRNVAAAVTGVSAISSVSTALIGIIATVMIMLGGHFVLTGAMTPGDLFMFLAFVAMVVMPLVQIANISTQFSEAFAGLDRIREIRSMATEDDEDASREATGPVNGDIAFEGVHFEYDEGVPVLKGVSFQAPAGSTTALVGSSGSGKSTLIGLVMAFNRPKQGRVTVDGKDLSALKLRDYRSHLGLVLQENFLFDGTIAENIAFSRPNAPRDEIQRVSKLAHCDEFIMGFEQGYDTIVGERGVKLSGGQRQRIAIARAILADPKILILDEATSSLDSESEAYIQDGLKSLRSGRTSFVIAHRLSTIRSADQILVLEHGEIVEQGTHAELMAMNGRYRDLHDRQYQFESNQFINPGEDFTPEAAPAR
- a CDS encoding ATP-binding cassette domain-containing protein — encoded protein: MKPFITLDSVTLRVGGALAFSETTWRIHEGEQWVVIGPNGAGKSALLGAFDGRTPVVKGEVWYHFACADPAESYPMDGTIPENRIAWVSQEDQAALARSGAEYHQARWNAADADLAPKVEETLVRRTQASPRDIRDAARRAGIEHRLKHPLPALSNGELRRVLIAEALLQKPRLIILDDPFAGLDTDARIRLSALLEELIARGIVLVVVVRRPEEIPTSTTHLLLVENGQVALQGPIARLRDHRRLRSFFASPRPRKSARQKVSSRVGEEVFSLHQVTVRYDQTVALHHVSWKVRAGERWALMGPNGSGKSTLLSLLTGDNPQAYSNDVRIFGRRRGTGESIWDIRARIGWLSPELQWHYPAGTPVAQIIASGLFDTIGLQRELSARQRRSVKEWLARFDLPPKAPFGTLGAGAQRMALLARALIKSPDLILLDEPCQGLDAEHRGAFHRALGAALEGHPCALVYITHHAEELPPVVNRLLRLERGRVLD
- a CDS encoding GNAT family N-acetyltransferase, giving the protein MEIETPRLRLRPWRPEDKSALLRHGNNPNVAHNLFNLFPSPYTESDAEAWLSARAADTGPVHYFAIEIEGEAVGGISIRAHGDVLARTADIGYWLGESHWGGGVMTEALRAIVRHAFFNLDYHRLEAGHFGWNPASGRVLEKAGFRLEGCQRERYFKNGRFTDNMLYGLLRDEVA